One window of the Cryptomeria japonica chromosome 7, Sugi_1.0, whole genome shotgun sequence genome contains the following:
- the LOC131856873 gene encoding uncharacterized protein LOC131856873 encodes MRERIYQAYEHLAQTEIAATIDGLTQCWNNLPEELKQGEPHSLPNFHAAMQRAPKYIQLGKEKTNNWGINDVAMEARLSCQLQEEIFEDMTERSNNRDAEERKERSVVICDDNFGDSISTNQIFIFLCTFGVDISRQGEILKSRSGREATDASKRELLRAIDARLMALEQELRMAFTRAAAGGFEIEHMGNLMIFAERFGATRMRNACAKFLALCQKWQEIYSTVNESNAIFPSSDVSRNRLHGNFIPFLFPKINKEPDAQGEFRDMVGREEDLDSVDSGITSQKSSDLNRTHFAEAANYRSLESAVSVSDIKPIRK; translated from the exons ATGAGGGAAAGAATAtaccaagcatatgagcatttagctCAAACTGAAATTGCAGCTACAATTGATGGCTTAACTCAGTGCTGGAATAACTTGCCAGAAGAATTGAAGCAGGGAGAACCTCATTCATTGCCAAATTTCcatgcagctatgcaaagagcccctaaatatatacaactgggCAAAGAGAAAACCAATAACTGG ggaataaatgatgttgcgatGGAAGCTCGCCTATCATGCCAATTGCAGGAAGAGATATTCGAGGATATGACTGAAAGATCGAACAACAGAGATGCTGAAGAGCGTAAGGAACG GTCtgtcgttatctgtgatgataactttgggGATTCCATATCGACAAATCAA ATATTCATATTTTTGTGTACTTTTGGGGTAGATATCAGCAGGCAAGGAGAAATCTTAAAG TCAAGGAGTGGAAGAGAAGCGACTGACGCTTCAAA GAGGGAACTTCTACGAGCAATAGATGCGAGACTCATGGCATTAGAGCAAGAATTAAGGATGGCTTTTACTCGTGCTGCTGCTGGTGGTTTTGAGATTGAACACATGGGCAATCTCATGATATTTGCAGAGAGATTTGGTGCAACTCGTATGAG GAATGCTTGTGCCAAGTTTTTGGCATTATGTCAGAAATGGCAAGAAATTTACTCCACGGTCAATGAGTCAAATGCCATCTTTCCAAGTTCTGATGTATCGAGAAATAGATTACATGGCAACTTCATACCATTTCTCTTCCCAAAAATCAACAAAGAACCTGATGCTCAAGGGGAATTTAGAGACATGGTAGGAAGAGAAGAGGATTTGGATTCTGTAGACAGTGGTATTACATCCCAAAAATCTTCAGATTTGAATCGAACACATTTTGCAGAAGCAGCAAATTACAGGTCATTGGAATCTGCTGTTTCAGTTTCAGACATAAAGCCAATTAGAAAGTAA